TCTGATGTAGGTGATGTGGGTGATTCTTGTCAAGCCAACCAAAACTGatgtttctttatgtttttgtgtcaGCTGCAGTTTCACTGAGAGAggaaaaacagctaaataatCAAACTGTTATAaagacaaaactttatttttaatacaaattatcCAAAACAAAGTTTCATTCCCAGCAATGAATATTTATGGATGTTAAATTATCTTAATTCACCAGCCATTAGCAGGTGTGACAAAAAGTTCATTTTGGTAAAGGTTATTTATGAAAAACTATCCAAACCTGGCTGGATCCCAGCATAATGGGGTgttcattaaattaagaaaatctGCTACAAGCAAATCCTGGGGGTAGGGTTGCATGGACTGGGAAATATGAACAGACATTTGTACTGATTAATTGATGAAAGTCTGTGCTGGCCAGCATCCAAGAGTGGAAAAATCTATCCAAACTCAGTTTTAGTACAGTTATAGTCCATTTAAATTGGAAGCAAAGTCACTACTTTAAAGATCACAGAACTCTGTAATGCATCACTTTTTACAAGCCTTTTGTTGATAAAGAGGAAATAAGCAAATCTGATAATCTGAAATGGTTATGAAGTAGGCTAAACAAGCAACTCTGTACAATGTAAGTATTGTAGGGCTGTATTTTGCATTCTTGTGCTGCAGGATTGCCCCTGTTTAGCAAGGTCTGAATATGTCCAAGTGTAGCTTAATAACAGCACACAAACTCTGGTGCTGGTGATGAATATgggctacagtatgtggttgctggCAAATGCCTTGTATTTGGTTGTGAAAGTCCCCTACAAGTACATGTAGATTTAACAGCAGAATGGGTTTCTCTTACTGTAACTTGActgtacatgtgtgagtgtgtttacctGAGGTAGTGCACATCCGTTATCTCCTGCATACACAGCCAACAGAACTGACAGGCACACACTGTACAGTTCATTCTGTTGCAGCTGCCATCATTAGTCTTCATGATGTAGGCACCACAGCGTGGACAGGGCTTGATCTCCTCTGCATCTTTAACAGAAAGAGCAGAATAAACTTAAGGGAAGACGTGGCTATTTTCGGAATAGCATACTAGCATACTCGCTTACTATTGCTGCTGAAAGtagtatgtttactgttcagtGTGCACATTTTCTATATGAATGGAAAGTCCCActgcatttgccaaaatgtgcagcagACAACCACAACACActggctgtgttcagaatagcACACTATCATACTACTCTTCCTTTATATGCTATTCTGAATATAGCTACTGTGCCCAGTCCTGTATCCCACAACTTAACTTGCTTGAGTTGACCTTCTATTTCCACTGTGATGGATCAGAAGCAATTACAGCTGCTTGACACATTATTTGATCATACATTTAAGACATGTTTGCTCAAAATTGGATTAGAAATGCATAATAACCTTCAAGTGCaatgtgatgaggtcatgtgTCATCCATGTAAGGTAGTATCCTACTATTTGAAATCTTGAACTACTATTTCCCTGGCTGTTTTTAATAAACAGTAAGCAGTGTACAGTGAATACTTTACAGTATTCAGTAAGTTGTAAGGTAGAATTCCATTCGAATATAGCTTTAGTTGGGAAATTGAGGTATACCAACATAACACACTATCACAATGTGTGTGCCGTACCACCAGGATCCTCGTTGAACACGTAGAGTGTGGAAACATCATTGGCCCCTGATGTGTAGCGAGCTCGCTGACGTCTGGCTTGGTCACAGGTCTGGTCTGGGTGCCACAGCTGGCGGCAGTGGTAGCAAAACTCAGTAGCACAACCTTCCCGACGACAACTTAGCTTGGGGCACTCCGCACAGCCATAAGCTATCACTGCATAGCTAATGATAACATAAACAATACAATTAAATGAGGAGATAGCaaagaattaatgtgttaatatatactatacatataAGAACAAAAGTGCTGGTTGTGTTTACCAatattttaaagaccccatgaaatggcttgacaagtgcagttttattttcttttaaaagtttGGGTAGGACTTATAGGCTCTTGTTACATCACAGTATATAAACCATGTTTTGCTACTTGCTAATGGACTGGACACAAATCTATGAAGTGCAAGATTagtcattaaagggacagttcacccaaaaaatttaaattctcccatcatttactcaccctcatgccatccctttctttcttctgcaaaacacaaagatttttagaagaatatttcagctctgtagatcctcacaatgcaagtgaatgggaaccaaaattttgaaagctccaaaatgcacataaaggcaacataaaagtacttcttatgactccagttgttacatCCATGTCtgctgaagtgatatgataggtgtgggtgagaaacagttcaacatttaagtcattttttactatatattcgccaaaaacaaaagaagaagaatgtgaaagtagagattggtagaaaaaaaagacttcaatattgatcagtttctcacccacacttatatagcttctgaagacatggatttaaccacttggagtcatatggattttatTGCTCCTAGTGCTTTTGGAGATTAAAATTgtggtacccatttacttgcattaaatatctcagagctgagatattcttctaaatatctttgtttgtgttcagcaggagaaagaaagtctattcacatctagaatggcatgaggatgagtcaaTGATGagggtatttacatttttgggtgaacaatccctttaatatttTGGTCATTTTCCTTTCTGCTAAAGTTAATTTAGTCAACTTTTAGGAGAACACTAAAGAGTTACTTCAAAGTTAATAGatattgaagggtgagggtcgaaatcccttgtctcttcagacatataaatacatatatatatctatatatatccttttatatcaatatctatctatattctgttgcttaacttctttaataaagtgatgaattaactatatgcatgatcacataatcaattctattttcttatgcataactgaaatatactttgaatcatatgtgtgttggaacgttaactagtgtcttttaaggaacattccagagtctctctctctgtcctgcccgtagtctgaaggtcctttggggataagcttagctgtgatgagagggggcagggagaatgttaaacatatgttctgtgtttgatcgttacttttctatggttaagtatatggtttaaagtcctatgcaatactacctgaatagtagaagtgtgattttctcttattatttctttagggaagaaaggtatgttatttctacccctctcctctgagtgaaaattttatctctcttgttttggcttaaatgacctgataatgtgcgctctggctctcctgtgcccagagaaaaactgttgttcgtcagtgttttgtgtgtgcgtttgaccttctacctaggttttgcacCCAGGgaggcacaccaggccgactcgaagacgcccgcgatcatctgcgaggtcacttcagatgtaaatctcgggctctgacgacaagtgcgctgattaatgttgataggccgcatagctctcTATATGtagtgactttatgttcttttagccaatcaggagtaaaataatggaatgtacgtccttgcaaatggtataattgatgtaagattttgtgtaaggtacgagttagctttcgatctcctcgtgagactttgcctctggctgtaccaatttcactgcaaactattcttcagtaaattttgattctttaattgaatttctcgactcctggttttctttctccatatctggtccgggtcataactgttatacccctaacaatatGGACTAAAAATATGAGATCTGAGGTCCTTAAACACATAATTTGATATGTGAACATATGTTGGTCTAGAAGATCCTGTGGCAATTACTATCAACAAAGCATCCAGTATTGCTCCTCTCATCAGTCACAGTAGTAAAGAGATGCACTGCACTGAGGCCCCATGTGGTGTGACTGCAGGTGATACCTAATACCACCTTGTTGACAAGAAATAACAAGCATCCCGCCCTTCAGCCACGGCTTCCCATCACTACCCTGATCTAGTTCCTGTGACGAAACCTAATGCTAGCATCCATAACTATCCATAATGCACCATGGAGGACACAGTGATTCACGCCGCAgcgtgggtgacaaacagatctgCCTTTCCTCCATTTTTATACTCTGTTTAACATATGCAATAATCATCAAATAGAAAACAGAAAGTATGTCCTTCTGTAAAATTAGCATAATCGGGTTTTAAATGGTTTCTAGCTGATTGAAGCTGGTTAAAGTGGTAGATCAGCTGGACTACAAGCTGATGGGGTGGAGGCCATCATAGTAGACAAACTTAGTCAAGCTggttttgagtaaaaaaaaaaaaaagcagtttccaaacctgtatgacttttttctttttcattgtagTAAaaaagatgcaacaaatgtgaatggtgactgagtattAAGTTAAAATGAACTTCAACTGTTACAAACTTGTCTCTAGACACCTATGTTCTGCTCTATTTTTGACACTTTGAGCCACtatttttttttggcacaataATGCGTTTGGTCTGAAGAGCCCCCTTAACATTTACAACTTGAGAGATCAAATTCTCTCAACTCATTTTGATTCAAAATACTTtatttgaacaagtttttttgtTTCTCTCTTGCAATCAATTGTGATATATTATGTGTTGCATCTATGTCAGCAAGCTTTTTGTGTAAAGCAAAATCTAATCTCCTGTGACTATCAGCAGAGGTAAATCAAATGTTGGTCACAGATAAGGGACCATTTACAGTTAAGCAgccattatcacaaaataaaccctgacagggtgatcggGATCCTGATTAGATTATGTGATAATGACCcaacattatcctgcttattacacactACTTtccaattcaataaataaatggacacataaatggaaatatatttGCAAAATATGAGAAAAATGATATGAGAAAAATTAAACTAGAACAGCTATAGTATGTAAGAAAACGGCTGTCTGGAACAACATTCAGTTGCGCAGTTTAGCagcattttacattatatttgagCTCAgaatgattgaccaatcagaaacaagaatttcagagagctaTCTAATAACTCTTTATAATGGCACTCAAACGCAGGTATGGACAATTTGTTCCATTTCATAATTCTTTCACATTGATGCTTCATGTCTGACCTGCAGTCTGGTGCCGGGCACCAGCGAGTGTCTGGGTCAGCAGCCAGAAAACGGCGCAGCTGGAACTCTTCAAACCTTTCCAGCAGTGCACCGTCATCCAGAATGGCACGGACATCAGGCAGTGCCAACACTTCAGGGCACTGCGGGCAGGCAATACCCACACGACTCTCAGAGATCTCGATGCGTAGGTATTGGCGCAAACAGTCTGTGCATGCACGATGCCGGCAGGATGACAGGCGGGGGAAGAGGCCGCGTGGTTGACTCAGGAGGCAAAGTGGGCATTCCACCAGGTGCTCAAGCAGCTGCTCCTGACTGGAGGAGGACAAAGACAGTACTCCCATTGATCCCGTGCTGCCACACTCTGCACCTCGTTCACCGTCTCCCACTCCACCTCCTTCACCTTTCCCAAGATCTCCTCCAGCCTCTCCAAAGTCACCTTCTTCAATTGGAGCCTGTTCATGAGAGCAAAAAACAGTTACTCAGAGCACCTAAAACATTAGTATGACTGTGTTATGTAAGTAACGACACACctacattttattaaaagggatagcacccaaaaatgaaaattatttatttattttcattcattttttttactcatcctcatgttgttccaaacctgtatgattattattattattattttcattgtagTAAAAAAGATGCAactaatgtgaatggtgactgaggctaacattttgtctaacatctccttttgtgttccacggtagaagaaaataaataaataaataatgacagaattttcatttcatttcattttttgtgTAAACTTCTTTACAAACTACCCTACCCTGAagaaaaacagcttaaactaGCGTAAGGTGGTTTGCTGTCTTAGCTAGCCACAAGGTTGGTTACCACTGATCAGGCTGGTCTGATTAGATGTTTCAGagtggttttgggcacttgtcaactGGTCAGGCTAGGAGACTagctaaaccagctaagaccagccagcCCCACTGTAATCTGaataatgcaaatcgccaaaaactaaagaaaaggaatgtgaaagtgaaagtggagattgacagtaaaaaattactttaacattgatctgtttctcacccacacttatcatattgctaatgaagacgtggatttaacaactgaagtcacatggattacttttgtgctgccctCATATGCTTtaggagctttaaagttctggtcaccaatcacttgcatgttgaggacctacagaactgaaatattcttctaaaaatcactgtttgtgttcagcagaagaaagaaagtcatacacatttgagatggcatgagggtgagtaaaagagaatttccatttcagggtaaaccattcctttaaggGGCTATGCTGAATCTTTTATAATTGGGTTTGTTGGTGTagcctaatgtagtcaggttgattcaacatgttaaataatattttgacttgaatcaaaccagttaatttagatgttaccacattttGAAGTACCACTTTTTTCAGTGCACCTTacactggtttaagctggtcttttcagatgggttaatgaataaaaatgtggCCAATTGTTATAATCAAAGTGACACGACTCAATGCATGCtcgtgtacatgtgtgtgtgagaccaaATGTGAAAATGGCATGACCTAACCATGCTGTTTCTTGGCaaaaggaggaaagagacactTTCAATAAAACTAATTGAATACAATATAAATTTAGGAAGGAAAGTGAAATGACAAAGTGTCTACCTGGTACATTAACTATTTCCATAGTTTGTTGAGGCAACTGAAGAGATCAAAATTAAACTTAAACTTGAAAAGTTTACAAGAGTAGAGTGAATCCATGTAGGCATCATCTATCTTACTTGTTCCACATGCTCATGCTCATTGGGTGTGAGAGTGATGGCAACCTCTTCCTTGTTCAAATTCCCAGAGGGCTTTTCAATCCTAGGCTCAGATTTGGGCTTTCGGCTGAAGAAGCTGAGAAAACTGAGGGACTGCGCCTGTTGCTTGGGTCTCTTCATTGTACGGAGCTGAACAGTCCAGCCAAAACAGCATAAGTGAGGCAGGCCTGTTTTGTTTGAGTGTCCCTGAAAGCGGGTCTGTTCCTTTATGGTCTGACAGTGAATATTGGTAAATAGACCATTGTGAGCTGCAAGTTAGAAAGTCGTCCACAACAGCGTTTCCTCATGAAGGTCATTGTTTTCTTCTCACTTAAACATAAGGCTTGCTCTACATGTATTTTTCCTTCAGGTATCCAAATGCATCACACAGATTTTCAGCACTGCAAAATACAAAAAGTAAGATTGAAAGtaagaattttgtttaaaatatgtttgagtgtacaaataaataaaaactagagCAAGCACTTTCAAGAAAAGAATTCCACAAAAGGTAGTTTGTATGATAAGACAATAGATTTCAAAAGTatatggacactttctggttgtaaaacattagtggaacatatccataccagagattatttagcagagatgggccacttctatttaaatgaatgggagaaattgcaacgcccaaccaagaagctcaagcacccaacggtcaatggatgtagaaaggaagtcccgccttaaaggtaaaagagtcaatcaccttttagatacagacatcacctgtcaatcaactcgctaatgtgcatgtgcattaaggtttgttgacattacctcatcatggcaacaaagttttaaaactggctataactttacacagaaaaggctagtaaGTGATATTATCCCACTaacatcatgtttacatgcatattgtttaagtcttgtggcagTGAGTattttacggattggcccccattcacttccattgtaagtgcctcactggaacccagattttctttaaagaaaaggagggatgagtcgattacattttttttttgttaattaatattatgtcataagtgctgtcgattgatcttaacttgtactgaactgaatattcctttaaagagtgGGAGATTGAGACAGAGAAGCCAAATGATACAGTATATTTGACAGACTTCCACGTTTTCCCTATGGAAGGGTGCAGAGGCTGTGACATGGGGGATGGGGTTTTATTTTCAGTTGTTATTGTTACCCTCCTCAAAAAGAAATGCTAGATATGGAGACAGACATGGATGGATCAGTTAGCATTACAGAGGAACACCTAACTTCAAAAAGCTAATCTCATTTTTTAGCTTGTTTATAGTTTTTATTGAAgaataaaaaactaatattttcacTGAAGAGACAGCATATTATCATCGTAATCTCTTTCAGGATTCACAAGAACATTTAGAATACATTCTGTGATATTTCCTACAGTATAAAGCAATCAGAAAAAGCAGTACCTGATGTTACATGGTCATTAAAACAaaagaacaagcaaacaaaacTTTCATGCCCAGTAGATGACACCCCTTGggaattatttttgtggtaatgggttttaaaagttaaacaattaaaTGTCCAACACTGTCCCTTGTTCAAAACAATCttatgaatttatttcatttctgCATTGTGCAAATTTGCAATAGAGAAATACATATTAAAACCCTGTTCAACATCATGATCCATTAAAGATCAATATTTTGATTTAACATCTAAAAGCAACCTCAGCCCCTCTGGCAGCATCACATAATAAACCTGAGAGCCTGTCTTGCATTTGACTGCTTCATCACTCAATAGAACAGAAACCAGTTAAGAGGATAGACCTATATAATCAAGAACATTCAACACAACTGACAAGCAGGGCTCTTATGTTGCACTAGACTGAACGTGAACCCAAATATGATTATATCCCTGTCAGGCAAGGGCTCTGCACTTATAATAGAGAAATTACAGAGGAAAGAAAGATTTCTAAACAAGGCACGAGAAAAAATGACAAAAGTCAGTAACAGGAATAAATTCATATCCTTTGTCTTACtgagacggacggacggacggacagacagacagatagacctgcagttcacccaaaaaggaaaattctctcatcatttactcaccctcatgccatcccagatgtgtgactttcttccctctggagaacacaaacaaagattttttagtcTGTTCAGTGGAAttgtgaccagaattttgaagctccaaaaagcacataaaggcagcataaaagtaatccatatgactccagtggttaaatccatgtcttctgaagtgatttgatagatgtgggtgagaaactggtcAATATGCCAGtccttttttcacttttaattcttGTCCCCGACCAGAAGGTGGTGATATGTACGAAGACTGTGAATCGCCCAAAACAAAAGTATTTCAAAGTGAAAggggacatttatagtaaaaaatgattaaatattgatctgtttctcacccgcacctatcatatcactttagaagatatagatttaaccactggagtcttatggattaggctacttttatactacctttgtgttctttttggagcttcaaatttctgggcaccattcacttgcattgtatggacctacagagcttaaataatCTGCAAataatcttcgtttgtgttcagcagaagactgaaagtcatacacatctgggatggcatgaggggagtaaatgagagaattttcatttttgggtgaactagtcatTTAGAATTTGAGTTAATTTCACTTATACTAACTAAAAGTGCTACATCATGCTCATTGAATTAATTAAGAAGGAATATGAAAATGAGTTGACATGAAAACAGAAATATTGCAGTGACAGTGGACTGCAAAGATAAGACAGCTCAAATGTGGCTTCTTTGTCCATTGAGCAAAATCCTGTGGCTGTGTTATCTTTCTCTATGTGTTCCAGGACTGTTCCTTAACCACATAAAGCAAAGTTGGGCAACAACTTTGCAAACCAAAAATATCAAAGGCTGATGCAATGTCATCATAGGTAGGTTTACAATTAGACTTCAGCACATCAGGCTCTTTTGTAAGAGAGGGTGCCCCAATGATATCCTGACAAATAACTGGATCAGCATCGTAAGCAGGACAGCATCGTGGCAATGCCGTTTTTGACGTTATATGTGGACACACCTCCACATTTCAGTAAAGAGCGCATCAGTGATTGCGAGTATTTACATTTCCACCAACTGTTACTTTAGTGATACATAAATACACTGTACGGACCTTTAAATTACACTGACACGACTCTGTACATAAACACATCCACTTCAGATCTAGCTAAGAAGATCTCTCGATTGTGCTGAAATATGCCTCTTTATACTTGCATTAAATGTCATTCACTAAAATGTGTTGTTAATAAAGagatttttaataattaatcagAGGATCTTACCAAGGCATCACAGCACTGCAGGGAGTGGCAATGTTATTACGTATTGCCGTTCACCCCTGCCAAATATAATACTTTTATGGGCAAATGCAGTTAATGCTATCCATACACAGGAAGAGAACAAATATTTTGACCAAATGATAGCACATAATAATTGTATGAAACCCGCCTCTTACCTCTGCTCCGTGCGTTATCTTATTGCAGCTCAGCGTCATGGCCTGGCTCCTCCCACTGAGCGGACGAGGGCGCACAGGCTCCTGTAGCTCCTCCCACTGCTGTAAAACGTCGCCTATTTGCTTATCTTTGAGCGTTTTTCTGGACCCTGTGGTGGTCCGAGTTGCACCTCATGACGTTGGCGAGGAGATCCCCTGGAACCGAGAGTTTCCCCCTCTGCTTGAGAGGATGTAATGGCCTGCGGGAGACCAGGGTACTGCAGTGATCCGAATCATTGGATGACGTAGAAATGTCTTCTTTCATTCATTTAGCAAATGCACATTTTGTGCAAATACAGAGTAAAACTGTCATTCGGACCCCAGTGATAGGCACTGAATAATGTTGAGTGGGACCTATGGACCAGCAAAAGAAAGAGATCAACATAACGACATTATATAACAATGTAATAATACCACATTATGTAAGAAATATGTCATTTGAGATAGCAGTTACAATGGCCTGTACAGAGAAAAACTGTTTATCAATTGTCGTAATATAGTACATTCTCCTTACGGCACGAacattgtgattattattatattttaatatatattattattgtattaatattatataatattaaaaatatgatattattgtaatagGCCTATGTGTTAAGATCAATTGGTAATGGTTCTACAACAATTATGatataacaacaacaatataataataattaattaattaataataataatgatattgaTTGTTATAATATAGTACGTTATTCTTTTGCCACAAACAATGTGGAGAAAaggtaaaaaacaaataaacaaaaaaacttcCAAATAAACCACTCCCCAAACAACAACATTCTTCTTCCTTTTATCATAATCATTACacggtattaataataataataataatatattattagcctattattattattattattattattatttgccatTGATGCATTCAAACTTAATCCaataaatcctaaatataacACTAGACTCTTCTTTATTTTAGTTGCCTTATCGGACAATTATTTCATAAAAGAAAattctaaaataattatttaaaagacCCGGAAATACGTAACAGAAGGAAACGGATATACGTAGTGTAGCGGaagaaaaatgtatacaatgGCAATTTGGAAATCAATtaagttatgaaaaaaaaaaaaacattaattgtttGTCTTTGTGGTCGATGTCTTCTGGAATGGTGGATTGCGAGCAGTAGTGCACTGTTAAACGTCGCTCTTTTGCCTCGATGAGAAGCGTTATTTGACGTGTCAGGCAGAGAGAGGAGGTATATTTAAGACAACTGCTGAGCTTGACATTGTAGCTTGAgtatttagatatttagattCTTATTAATCTTAAAGGATACTGTAAGATTTGCATGTTAGCCCCACAGATGCGCTGTTTAACTGTACAATTGATTGTGCTGACATGCTTGTCATTTTCCACGTGTGTCTTTCCAACGCTTTAAAAGGCTACTTTGAAGAATGAGTTGGTCATTTACAAGGGAATCCAGAGGAGGTTGCTAATTATAAAGGCTGTCTGGAAGATGCCAAGAAGAAAACAGCAGAATCCACAACCTGTAAAGTGTAAGATgttttttgtcctaatattgtcATCTGTACCATTTAAAATTATGTTATCTAATTCAGACAAATTATAGAAATTGGTTTTGTTCACAAGTGTCATTTGCCATTAGAATTGAGGAAAAAGTAAAattgtatgtctctctctctctctctctctctctctctctctctctctctctctctctctctctatatatatatatatatatatcagtactgtgcaaaagatttaggcacttgtgaaaaatgttgaatagaggatgtcttcaaaaatagtttttatttatcagttaacatcatacaaagtccagttaacataaaaaaagaaaaacagtttttttttggttgttggaAGATAGGATGTTCTCAGCTTCTTGGAGAaatcaccacagttcttctatccatTTAGGATGCGTCTCAGTTGCatctcaatgatgttgagatctgggctctgtgGGGTCCATACCATCTTCTCCTTGTAATTCTTCTATTGAATTCTATTTGCAATGAGAAactaaaagcagaatatatatataaaataactgaCAAACGTTAAGACAAAAGTTATTGAGAAAAATATAATGCACCTAAGACTTTTgtgcagtactgtatatacagtgtgtgtatatatatatatatatacactatttgaaaaaagtcatttttgatcaaatctatacattccccatttccagcagccatcactccaacacattatccttgagtaaacaTGATAAATTGTCAATTTgttacaagaaaatcacttgtcattatatcaaacactgctaaaAGTGATTTTGTTCGTTAAATGAACCTTAACATTGtcactttgtttgtttttgagtagttacagtatgcaatagacaggcatgtcttaaggtcaatattaggtcaaaatggcaaaaaaagaacagctttttctagaaactcgtcagtcgatcattgatttgaggaatgaaggctatacaatgcttgaaattgccaaaaaactgaagatttcatacaatggtgcacactacagtcttcaaagacaaaggacaactggctttaacaaggacagaaagagatgtggaacgccagatgtacaactaaacaagaggataagtacatcagagtctcta
This sequence is a window from Xyrauchen texanus isolate HMW12.3.18 chromosome 30, RBS_HiC_50CHRs, whole genome shotgun sequence. Protein-coding genes within it:
- the LOC127624217 gene encoding E3 ubiquitin-protein ligase RNF19B-like isoform X3, translated to MKRPKQQAQSLSFLSFFSRKPKSEPRIEKPSGNLNKEEVAITLTPNEHEHVEQAPIEEGDFGEAGGDLGKGEGGGVGDGERGAECGSTGSMGVLSLSSSSQEQLLEHLVECPLCLLSQPRGLFPRLSSCRHRACTDCLRQYLRIEISESRVGIACPQCPEVLALPDVRAILDDGALLERFEEFQLRRFLAADPDTRWCPAPDCSYAVIAYGCAECPKLSCRREGCATEFCYHCRQLWHPDQTCDQARRQRARYTSGANDVSTLYVFNEDPGDAEEIKPCPRCGAYIMKTNDGSCNRMNCTVCACQFCWLCMQEITDVHYLSPSGCTFWGKKPWSQTRKVLWQVGMLLGAPVVISLIVGIAIPVIIVGIPIYMGRKVHGRCKKNNISGSKHYLTVASGVMMSVFVSPVIAAIAVGVGVPLMLTYVYGVVPMSLCRNGWCRPQTELPETQNIQLEDLANFSDHWTGQPNPALTDGSIQEVSVNVEEVMPLPSTSVVHSGAEGCIEPPADRHIDSTEQDVQSDEVDVVEECAFSGKQTFALSREGTNIEVRVEIEAQPHGGRKPSLSSIVSSKSISSESLSQPCEPLCASQQTGSTAPEIDNI
- the LOC127624217 gene encoding E3 ubiquitin-protein ligase RNF19B-like isoform X2; this translates as MKRPKQQAQSLSFLSFFSRKPKSEPRIEKPSGNLNKEEVAITLTPNEHEHVEQAPIEEGDFGEAGGDLGKGEGGGVGDGERGAECGSTGSMGVLSLSSSSQEQLLEHLVECPLCLLSQPRGLFPRLSSCRHRACTDCLRQYLRIEISESRVGIACPQCPEVLALPDVRAILDDGALLERFEEFQLRRFLAADPDTRWCPAPDCSYAVIAYGCAECPKLSCRREGCATEFCYHCRQLWHPDQTCDQARRQRARYTSGANDVSTLYVFNEDPGDAEEIKPCPRCGAYIMKTNDGSCNRMNCTVCACQFCWLCMQEITDVHYLSPSGCTFWGKKPWSQTRKVLWQVGMLLGAPVVISLIVGIAIPVIIVGIPIYMGRKVHGRCKKNNISGSKHYLTVASGVMMSVFVSPVIAAIAVGVGVPLMLTYVYGVVPMSLCRNGWCRPQTELPETQNIQLEDLANYLLFSHVVSDHWTGQPNPALTDGSIQEVSVNVEEVMPLPSTSVVHSGAEGCIEPPADRHIDSTEQDVQSDEVDVVEECAFSGKQTFALREGTNIEVRVEIEAQPHGGRKPSLSSIVSSKSISSESLSQPCEPLCASQQTGSTAPEIDNI